A portion of the Corticium candelabrum chromosome 5, ooCorCand1.1, whole genome shotgun sequence genome contains these proteins:
- the LOC134180470 gene encoding uncharacterized protein LOC134180470 → MSLQVYKYSGSNSTEELIGEARNCDLSSSFAIAIANCTGFSVKLVGKTCEESKLSSTAITTFYYSTKIVSESRFDDCQRSSCGDAACFSLSNIRMGYRCYCKKWYNGSCIPTPQATTKNVNTCNCPPTNFLGEICYLDGHRNISHSDSPKTTNVIIQTPTPFATARSVTATKPSASPLKVESGGSSVSIAPIAAGLAGAIVIILVVVVIIILYRRRLKQSESSQQASESRTS, encoded by the exons ATGTCACTTCAGGTTTACAAATATAGTGGTAGTAATAGTACTGAGGAACTTATTGGCGAAGCTAGAAACTGTGATCTGTCATCTTCATTTGCTATTGCGATTGCCAACTGCACTGGTTTTAGTGTAAAACTTGTGGGCAAGACATGTGAGGAAAGCAAACTATCAAGCACAGCTATTACTACTTTTTACTACAGCACAAAAATTGTGTCTGAATCTCGTTTTG aCGATTGTCAGCGTTCATCATGTGGAGATGCAGCATGTTTTAGTCTTTCTAACATTCGTATGGGTTATCGTTGTTATTGCAAGAAATGGTATAATGGGTCATGTATTCCAA caCCTCAAGCTACTACTAAGAATGTCAATACCTGTAATTGTCCACCTACAAATTTTCTTGGAGAGATATGCTACTTGGATGGTCACCGCAACATAAGTCATTCGGATAGTCCGAAAACAACTAACGTGATCATACAAACTCCAACACCCTTTGCTACAGCTAGATCTGTTACTGCAACTAAACCTTCTGCAAGTCCTTTAAAAGTTGAAAGTGGGGGTAGTTCAGTATCTATAGCACCAATTGCAGCTGGTTTAGCCGGTGCTATTGTCATCATATTGGTGGTTGTGGTGATAATCATACTTTATCGCCGTCGGTTAAAGCAATCGGAGAGCAGTCAACAGGCATCTGAAAGTAGGACTTCATAG
- the LOC134179251 gene encoding uncharacterized protein LOC134179251 has protein sequence MSLQIYKYSGSNSTEEFIGEARNCAPSTAFAIAIANCTGFSVKLVGKTCEESKLSSTAITTFYYSTRMVSESRFDDCQHSSCGDAACFSVSNIRMGYRCYCKKWYNGSCIPAPQATTKNVNICNCPPTNFLGEICYLDGHHNISHSDSSKTTNVIIQTPTPFATARSVTATKPSASPLKVESGGSSVSIAAIAAGLAGAIVIILVVVVIIILYRRRLKQSESSQQASEKTSDDLQLNPLYCESALQQHQMAENLSTTASQKDSRADKMNILYESADRLERTAARESENVIYNT, from the exons ATGTCACTTCAGATTTACAAATACAGTGGTAGTAATAGTACTGAAGAATTTATTGGCGAAGCTAGAAACTGTGCGCCGTCAACTGCATTTGCTATTGCAATTGCCAACTGCACTGGCTTTAGTGTAAAACTTGTGGGCAAGACATGTGAGGAAAGCAAACTATCTAGCACAGCTATTACTACTTTTTACTACAGCACAAGAATGGTGTCTGAATCTCGTTTTG aCGATTGTCAGCATTCATCATGTGGAGATGCAGCATGTTTTAGTGTTTCTAACATTCGTATGGGTTATCGTTGTTATTGCAAGAAATGGTATAATGGGTCATGTATTCCAG caCCTCAAGCTACTACTAAGAATGTCAATATCTGTAATTGTCCACCTACAAATTTTCTTGGAGAGATATGCTACTTGGATGGTCACCACAACATAAGTCATTCGGATAGTTCGAAAACAACTAACGTGATCATACAAACTCCAACACCCTTTGCTACAGCTAGATCTGTTACTGCAACTAAACCTTCTGCAAGTCCTTTAAAAGTTGAAAGTGGGGGTAGTTCAGTATCTATAGCAGCAATTGCAGCTGGTTTAGCCGGTGCTATTGTCATCATATTGGTGGTTGTTGTGATAATCATACTTTATCGCCGTCGGTTAAAGCAATCGGAGAGCAGTCAACAGGCATCTGAAA AAACATCAGACGATCTGCAGTTGAATCCACTCTATTGCGAAAGTGCATTGCAGCAACATCAGATGGCTGAAAATCTCTCAACGACTGCGTCTCAAAAAGATTCTAGAGCAGACAAGATGAATATACTTTATGAATCAGCAGATCGGCTAGAAAGAACTGCGGCACGTGAGTCAGAGAACGTCATTTACAACACGTGA